Proteins from one Phocoena sinus isolate mPhoSin1 chromosome 8, mPhoSin1.pri, whole genome shotgun sequence genomic window:
- the MADD gene encoding MAP kinase-activating death domain protein isoform X27: MVQKKKSCPRLLDYLVIVGARHPSSDSVAQTPELLRRYPLEDHAEFPLPPDVVFFCQPEGCLSVRQRRMSLREDTSFVFTLTDKDTGVTRYGICVNFYRSFQKRVPKEKGEAGAGSRGKEGPHATCISEEVGTESSESGPSLQPPSADSTPDVNQSPRGKHRAKAESRSRNSTLTSLCVLSHYPFFSTFRECLYTLKRLVDCCSERLLGKKLGIPRGIQRDTMWRIFTGSLLVEEKSSALLHDLREIEAWIYRLLRSPVPVSGQKRVDIEVLPQELQQALTFALPDPSRFTLVDFPLHLPLELLGVDACLQVLTCILLEHKVVLQSRDYNALSMSVMAFVAMIYPLEYMFPVIPLLPTCMASAEQLLLAPTPYIIGVPASFFLYKLDFKMPDDVWLVDLDSSRVIAPTNAEVLPILPEPESLELKKHLKQALASMSLNTQPILNLEKFHEGQEIPLLLGRPSNDLQSTPSTEFNPLIYGNDVDSVDVATRVAMVRFFNSPNVLQGFQMHTRTLRLFPRPVVAFQAGSFLASRPRQTPFAEKLARTQAVEYFGEWILNPTNYAFQRIHNNTFDPALIGDKPKWYTHQLQPVHYRVYDSSSHLAEALSVPPEHDSDSDPTDDSGSDSMDYDDSSSSYSSLGDFVSEMMKCDINGDTPNVDPLTHAALGDASEVAIDELQSQKEAEEPGPDSENSQENPPLRSSSSTTASSSPSTVIHGASSEPADSTEMDDKAAVGVSKSLPSVPPSTGKVNVDRHQTEIGEGAQKLLRPNSLKLASDSDAESDSRASSPTSTVSNNSTEGFGGIMSFASSLYRNHSTSFSLSNLTLPTKGAREKTTPFPSLKGNRRALVDQKSSVIKHSPTVKREPPSPQGRSSNSSENQQFLKEVVHSVLDGQGVGWLNTKKVRRLLESEQLRVFVLSKLSRAAQSEDEAQQDIIPDVEVGRKVYKGMLDLLKCTVLSLEQSYAHAGLGGMASIFALLEIAQTHYYSKEPDKRKRSPTESVNTPIGKDPGLAWRGDPKAMAQLRVPQLGPRAPSASGKSPKELDTRSLKEENFVASIGPEVIKPTFDLGETEEKKSQVSADSGVSLTSGPQRTDPDSVLGVSPAVMIRSSSQDSEVSNSSGETLGADSDLSSNAGDGPGGEGGTHLAGSRGTLSDSEIETNSATSAIFGKAHNLKPSVKEKLVGSPVRFSEDVSQRVYLYEGLLGRDKGSMWDQLEDAAMETFSISKERSTLWDQMQFWEDAFLDAVMLEREGMGMDQGPQEMIDRYLSLGEHDRKRLEDDEDRLLATLLHNLISYMLLMKVNKNDIRKKVRRLMGKSHIGLVYSQQINEVLDQLANLNGRDLSIRSSGSRHMKKQTFVVHAGTDTNGDIFFMEVCDDCVVLRSNIGTVYERWWYEKLINMTYCPKTKVLCLWRRNGSETQLNKFYTKKCRELYYCVKDSMERAAARQQSIKPGPELGGEFPVQDMKTGEGGLLQVTLEGINLKFMHNQVFIELNHIKKCNTVRGVFVLEEFVPEIKEVVSHKYKTPMAHEICYSVLCLFSYVAAVRSSEEDLRTPPRPVSS, translated from the exons ATGGTGCAAAAGAAGAAGTCCTGTCCTCGGTTACTTGACTACCTAGTGATCGTAGGGGCCAG GCACCCGAGCAGTGATAGCGTggcccagactccagaactgctACGGCGATACCCGTTAGAGGATCACGCCGAGTTTCCCCTGCCCCCGGATGTCGTGTTCTTCTGCCAGCCGGAGGGCTGCCTGAGTGTGCGACAACGGCGCATGAGCCTGCGTGAGGACACCTCTTTTGTCTTCACTCTCACCGACAAGGACACCGGAGTCACGCGTTATGGCATCTGTGTTAACTTCTACCGCTCCTTCCAAAAGCGCGTGCCTAAGGAAAAGGGGGAGGCCGGGGCAGGGTCCCGTGGGAAGGAAGGACCCCACGCCACCTGCATCTCAGAAGAGGTTGGCACCGAGAGCTCGGAGAGTGGCCCGTCCCTGCAGCCTCCCAGTGCCGACTCTACCCCGGATGTGAACCAGTCTCCTCGGGGCAAACACCGGGCCAAGGCGGAGAGCCGTTCCCGCAACAGCACTCTGACGTCCCTGTGTGTGCTCAGCCATTACCCCTTCTTCTCCACCTTCCGAGAGTGTCTGTACACCCTCAAACGTCTGGTGGACTGCTGTAGTGAGCGACTGCTGGGCAAGAAACTGGGCATCCCTCGAGGCATACAAAG GGACACCATGTGGCGCATCTTTACTGGATCGTTGTTAGTGGAGGAGAAGTCAAGTGCCCTTCTGCACGACCTTCGAGAGATTGAGGCCTGGATCTATCGATTGCTGCGCTCCCCAGTACCCGTCTCAGGGCAGAAGCGAGTGGACATTGAGGTCCTGCCCCAGGAGCTCCAGCAAGCTCTGACCTTTGCGCTTCCAGACCCCTCTCGATTCACCCTAGTGGATTTCCCACTGCACCTTCCCTTGGAACTTCTGGGTGTGGATGCCTGTCTTCAGGTGCTAACCTGCATCCTGTTAGAGCACAAG GTGGTGCTGCAGTCCCGAGACTACAACGCACTCTCCATGTCTGTGATGGCATTTGTGGCAATGATTTATCCCTTGGAGTATATGTTTCCTGTTATTCCACTGCTGCCCACCTGCATGGCGTCCGCAGAACAG CTGCTGTTGGCTCCGACGCCGTACATCATCGGTGTCCCTGCCAGCTTCTTCCTCTACAAACTGGACTTCAAAATGCCTGATGACGTATGGCTAGTGGATCTGGACAGCAGTAGG GTGATTGCCCCCACCAATGCAGAAGTGCTGCCTATCCTTCCAGAACCAGAATCACTAGAgttgaaaaaacatttaaaacag GCCCTCGCCAGCATGAGTCTCAACACCCAGCCCATCCTCAATCTGGAGAAATTCCACGAAGGCCAGGAGATCCCTCTTCTCTTGGGAAGGCCTTCTAATGACCTGCAGTCTACACCTTCCACTGAATTCAACCCACTCATCTATGGCAACGATGTGGACTCTGTGGATGTCGCAACCAG AGTGGCCATGGTCCGTTTCTTCAACTCCCCCAACGTGCTGCAGGGCTTTCAGATGCACACGCGTACCCTGCGTCTCTTCCCCCGGCCCGTGGTAGCTTTCCAAGCTGGCTCCTTTCTAGCCTCACGTCCCCGGCAGACTCCTTTTGCTGAGAAACTGGCCAGGACTCAGGCTGTGGAGTACTTTGGAGAATGGATCCTCAACCCCACCAACTATGCCTTTCAGCGGATTCACAACA ACACATTCGATCCAGCCCTGATAGGCGACAAGCCGAAGTGGTACACCCACCAGCTGCAGCCTGTCCACTATCGAGTGTATGACAGCAGTTCCCACCTGGCCGAGGCGCTGAGCGTGCCGCCGGAGCACGACTCTGACTCTGACCCTACTGATGACAG CGGCAGTGATAGTATGGATTATGATGACTCAAGCTCTTCTTACTCTTCCCTTGGTGACTTTGTCAGTGAGATGATGAAATGTGACATCAATGGTGATACTCCTA ACGTGGATCCTCTGACACACGCGGCACTGGGGGATGCCAGTGAGGTAGCTATTGATGAGCTCCAGAGccagaaggaagcagaggaaCCTGGCCCAGACAGCGAGAACTCTCAGGAAAACCCCCCTCTGCGTTCCAGCTCCAGCACCACCGCCAGCAGTAGCCCCAGCACCGTTATCCATGGAGCCAGTTCT GAACCTGCCGACTCAACGGAGATGGATGATAAGGCAGCAGTAGGCGTCTCCAAGTCCCTCCCCAGCGTGCCTCCCAGCACTGGCAAAGTGAACGTGGACAGGCATCAGACAGAAATTGGAGAGGG GGCTCAAAAGCTGCTGCGGCCCAACAGCTTGAAACTGGCAAGTGACTCAGATGCAGAGTCAGACTCCCGAGCGAGCTCGCCCACCTCCACCGTCTCCAACAACAGCACTGAGGGCTTCGGGGGCATCATGTCTTTTGCCA GCAGTCTGTATCGGAACCACAGTACGAGCTTCAGTCTTTCAAATCTCACACTGCCTACCAAAGGAGCGCGAGAGAAAACCACGCCCTTCCCCAGTCTGAAAG GAAACAGGAGGGCCTTAGTGGACCAGAAGTCATCGGTCATTAAACACAGCCCAACAGTGAAAAGAGAGCCTCCATCACCTCAGGGTCGATCCAGCAATTCTAg TGAGAACCAGCAGTTCCTGAAGGAGGTGGTGCACAGCGTGCTGGACGGCCAGGGAGTCGGCTGGCTCAACACGAAGAAGGTGCGACGGCTGCTGGAGAGCGAGCAGCTTAGAGTCTTCGTCCTGAGCAAGCTGAGCCGCGCGGCGCAGTCAGAGGACGAGGCCCAGCAGGACATCATCCCAGATGTG GAGGTCGGTCGGAAGGTGTACAAGGGCATGTTAGACCTGCTCAAGTGCACGGTCCTCAGTCTGGAGCAGTCCTACGCCCACGCAGGTCTGGGTGGCATGGCCAGCATCTTTGCGCTTCTGGAGATCGCCCAGACCCACTACTATAGTAAAG AACCAGACAAGCGGAAGAGAAGTCCAACAGAGAGTGTAAATACACCAATTGGCAAGGATCCTGGCCTGGCTTGGCGGGGGGACCCAAAGGCCATGGCACAGCTGAGAGTCCCCCAGCTGGGACCTCGGGCACCAAGTGCCTCAGGAAAGAGTCCCAAGGAACTGGACACCAGAAGTCTAAAGGAGGAGAACTTTGTAGCATCCATCG GGCCTGAAGTAATCAAACCCACCTTTGACCTTGGtgagacagaggagaaaaagtCCCAAGTCAGCGCAGACAGTGGTGTGAGCCTGACGTCTGGTCCCCAG AGGACTGATCCAGATTCTGTCCTTGGTGTGAGTCCAGCCGTTATGATCCGAAGCTCGAGTCAGGACTCTGAA gtGAGTAATAGCTCTGGAGAGACCCTCGGAGCGGACAGTGACCTGAGCAGCAATGCAGGTGATGGCCCAGGCGGTGAGGGCGGCACCCACTTGGCAGGCTCTAGAGGCACGTTGTCTGATAGTGAAATTGAAACCAACTCTGCCACCAGTGCCATCTTT GGTAAAGCCCACAACTTGAAGCCAAGTGTAAAGGAGAAGCTGGTGGGCAGCCCAGTTCGCTTTTCTGAAGATGTAAGCCAGCGAGTCTATCTCTACGAGGGACTCCTAG GAAGGGACAAAGGATCGATGTGGGACCAGTTAGAGGATGCTGCTATGGAGACCTTTTCTATAA GCAAAGAGCGTTCTACTTTATGGGACCAAATGCAGTTCTGGGAAGATGCGTTCTTAGATGCTGTGATGTTGGAGAGAGAGGGGATGGGTATGGACCAGGGTCCCCAGGAAATGATAGACAG GTACCTGTCCCTAGGAGAACATGACCGGAAGCGCCTAGAGGATGATGAAGATCGTTTGCTGGCCACGCTCTTGCACAACCTCATCTCCTACATGCTGCTGATGAAG GTAAATAAGAATGATATCCGGAAGAAGGTGAGGCGCCTGATGGGAAAGTCGCATATTGGGCTTGTGTACAGCCAGCAAATCAACGAAGTGCTTGACCAGCTGGCAAACCTG AATGGACGAGATCTCTCTATCCGGTCCAGTGGCAGCCGGCACATGAAGAAGCAGACATTTGTGGTACATGCGGGGACAGACACAAATGGAGATATCTTTTTCATGGAG GTGTGTGACGACTGCGTGGTGCTACGTAGTAACATCGGGACAGTGTACGAGCGCTGGTGGTATGAGAAGCTCATCAACATGACCTACTGTCCCAAGACCAAGGTGCTATGCTTGTGGCGTAGAAACGGCTCTGAGACCCAGCTCAACAAATTCTATACTAAGAAG TGCCGGGAGCTGTACTACTGCGTGAAGGATAGCATGGAGCGCGCTGCCGCCCGACAGCAGAGCATCAAACCCG GGCCGGAGCTGGGTGGCGAGTTCCCCGTGCAGGACATGAAGACTGGCGAGGGTGGCTTGCTGCAGGTCACCCTAGAAGGGATCAATCTCAAGTTCATGCACAACCAG GTTTTCATAGAGCTGAATCACATTAAAAAGTGCAATACAGTTCGAGGCGTCTTTGTCCTGGAGGAATTTG
- the MADD gene encoding MAP kinase-activating death domain protein isoform X17 — MVQKKKSCPRLLDYLVIVGARHPSSDSVAQTPELLRRYPLEDHAEFPLPPDVVFFCQPEGCLSVRQRRMSLREDTSFVFTLTDKDTGVTRYGICVNFYRSFQKRVPKEKGEAGAGSRGKEGPHATCISEEVGTESSESGPSLQPPSADSTPDVNQSPRGKHRAKAESRSRNSTLTSLCVLSHYPFFSTFRECLYTLKRLVDCCSERLLGKKLGIPRGIQRDTMWRIFTGSLLVEEKSSALLHDLREIEAWIYRLLRSPVPVSGQKRVDIEVLPQELQQALTFALPDPSRFTLVDFPLHLPLELLGVDACLQVLTCILLEHKVVLQSRDYNALSMSVMAFVAMIYPLEYMFPVIPLLPTCMASAEQLLLAPTPYIIGVPASFFLYKLDFKMPDDVWLVDLDSSRVIAPTNAEVLPILPEPESLELKKHLKQALASMSLNTQPILNLEKFHEGQEIPLLLGRPSNDLQSTPSTEFNPLIYGNDVDSVDVATRVAMVRFFNSPNVLQGFQMHTRTLRLFPRPVVAFQAGSFLASRPRQTPFAEKLARTQAVEYFGEWILNPTNYAFQRIHNNTFDPALIGDKPKWYTHQLQPVHYRVYDSSSHLAEALSVPPEHDSDSDPTDDSGSDSMDYDDSSSSYSSLGDFVSEMMKCDINGDTPNVDPLTHAALGDASEVAIDELQSQKEAEEPGPDSENSQENPPLRSSSSTTASSSPSTVIHGASSEPADSTEMDDKAAVGVSKSLPSVPPSTGKVNVDRHQTEIGEGLKLASDSDAESDSRASSPTSTVSNNSTEGFGGIMSFASSLYRNHSTSFSLSNLTLPTKGAREKTTPFPSLKVFGLNTLMEIVTEAGPGSGEGNRRALVDQKSSVIKHSPTVKREPPSPQGRSSNSSENQQFLKEVVHSVLDGQGVGWLNTKKVRRLLESEQLRVFVLSKLSRAAQSEDEAQQDIIPDVEVGRKVYKGMLDLLKCTVLSLEQSYAHAGLGGMASIFALLEIAQTHYYSKEPDKRKRSPTESVNTPIGKDPGLAWRGDPKAMAQLRVPQLGPRAPSASGKSPKELDTRSLKEENFVASIGPEVIKPTFDLGETEEKKSQVSADSGVSLTSGPQRTDPDSVLGVSPAVMIRSSSQDSEVSTVVGEHHAGILVSNSSGETLGADSDLSSNAGDGPGGEGGTHLAGSRGTLSDSEIETNSATSAIFGKAHNLKPSVKEKLVGSPVRFSEDVSQRVYLYEGLLGRDKGSMWDQLEDAAMETFSISKERSTLWDQMQFWEDAFLDAVMLEREGMGMDQGPQEMIDRYLSLGEHDRKRLEDDEDRLLATLLHNLISYMLLMKVNKNDIRKKVRRLMGKSHIGLVYSQQINEVLDQLANLNGRDLSIRSSGSRHMKKQTFVVHAGTDTNGDIFFMEVCDDCVVLRSNIGTVYERWWYEKLINMTYCPKTKVLCLWRRNGSETQLNKFYTKKCRELYYCVKDSMERAAARQQSIKPGPELGGEFPVQDMKTGEGGLLQVTLEGINLKFMHNQVFIELNHIKKCNTVRGVFVLEEFVPEIKEVVSHKYKTPMAHEICYSVLCLFSYVAAVRSSEEDLRTPPRPVSS, encoded by the exons ATGGTGCAAAAGAAGAAGTCCTGTCCTCGGTTACTTGACTACCTAGTGATCGTAGGGGCCAG GCACCCGAGCAGTGATAGCGTggcccagactccagaactgctACGGCGATACCCGTTAGAGGATCACGCCGAGTTTCCCCTGCCCCCGGATGTCGTGTTCTTCTGCCAGCCGGAGGGCTGCCTGAGTGTGCGACAACGGCGCATGAGCCTGCGTGAGGACACCTCTTTTGTCTTCACTCTCACCGACAAGGACACCGGAGTCACGCGTTATGGCATCTGTGTTAACTTCTACCGCTCCTTCCAAAAGCGCGTGCCTAAGGAAAAGGGGGAGGCCGGGGCAGGGTCCCGTGGGAAGGAAGGACCCCACGCCACCTGCATCTCAGAAGAGGTTGGCACCGAGAGCTCGGAGAGTGGCCCGTCCCTGCAGCCTCCCAGTGCCGACTCTACCCCGGATGTGAACCAGTCTCCTCGGGGCAAACACCGGGCCAAGGCGGAGAGCCGTTCCCGCAACAGCACTCTGACGTCCCTGTGTGTGCTCAGCCATTACCCCTTCTTCTCCACCTTCCGAGAGTGTCTGTACACCCTCAAACGTCTGGTGGACTGCTGTAGTGAGCGACTGCTGGGCAAGAAACTGGGCATCCCTCGAGGCATACAAAG GGACACCATGTGGCGCATCTTTACTGGATCGTTGTTAGTGGAGGAGAAGTCAAGTGCCCTTCTGCACGACCTTCGAGAGATTGAGGCCTGGATCTATCGATTGCTGCGCTCCCCAGTACCCGTCTCAGGGCAGAAGCGAGTGGACATTGAGGTCCTGCCCCAGGAGCTCCAGCAAGCTCTGACCTTTGCGCTTCCAGACCCCTCTCGATTCACCCTAGTGGATTTCCCACTGCACCTTCCCTTGGAACTTCTGGGTGTGGATGCCTGTCTTCAGGTGCTAACCTGCATCCTGTTAGAGCACAAG GTGGTGCTGCAGTCCCGAGACTACAACGCACTCTCCATGTCTGTGATGGCATTTGTGGCAATGATTTATCCCTTGGAGTATATGTTTCCTGTTATTCCACTGCTGCCCACCTGCATGGCGTCCGCAGAACAG CTGCTGTTGGCTCCGACGCCGTACATCATCGGTGTCCCTGCCAGCTTCTTCCTCTACAAACTGGACTTCAAAATGCCTGATGACGTATGGCTAGTGGATCTGGACAGCAGTAGG GTGATTGCCCCCACCAATGCAGAAGTGCTGCCTATCCTTCCAGAACCAGAATCACTAGAgttgaaaaaacatttaaaacag GCCCTCGCCAGCATGAGTCTCAACACCCAGCCCATCCTCAATCTGGAGAAATTCCACGAAGGCCAGGAGATCCCTCTTCTCTTGGGAAGGCCTTCTAATGACCTGCAGTCTACACCTTCCACTGAATTCAACCCACTCATCTATGGCAACGATGTGGACTCTGTGGATGTCGCAACCAG AGTGGCCATGGTCCGTTTCTTCAACTCCCCCAACGTGCTGCAGGGCTTTCAGATGCACACGCGTACCCTGCGTCTCTTCCCCCGGCCCGTGGTAGCTTTCCAAGCTGGCTCCTTTCTAGCCTCACGTCCCCGGCAGACTCCTTTTGCTGAGAAACTGGCCAGGACTCAGGCTGTGGAGTACTTTGGAGAATGGATCCTCAACCCCACCAACTATGCCTTTCAGCGGATTCACAACA ACACATTCGATCCAGCCCTGATAGGCGACAAGCCGAAGTGGTACACCCACCAGCTGCAGCCTGTCCACTATCGAGTGTATGACAGCAGTTCCCACCTGGCCGAGGCGCTGAGCGTGCCGCCGGAGCACGACTCTGACTCTGACCCTACTGATGACAG CGGCAGTGATAGTATGGATTATGATGACTCAAGCTCTTCTTACTCTTCCCTTGGTGACTTTGTCAGTGAGATGATGAAATGTGACATCAATGGTGATACTCCTA ACGTGGATCCTCTGACACACGCGGCACTGGGGGATGCCAGTGAGGTAGCTATTGATGAGCTCCAGAGccagaaggaagcagaggaaCCTGGCCCAGACAGCGAGAACTCTCAGGAAAACCCCCCTCTGCGTTCCAGCTCCAGCACCACCGCCAGCAGTAGCCCCAGCACCGTTATCCATGGAGCCAGTTCT GAACCTGCCGACTCAACGGAGATGGATGATAAGGCAGCAGTAGGCGTCTCCAAGTCCCTCCCCAGCGTGCCTCCCAGCACTGGCAAAGTGAACGTGGACAGGCATCAGACAGAAATTGGAGAGGG CTTGAAACTGGCAAGTGACTCAGATGCAGAGTCAGACTCCCGAGCGAGCTCGCCCACCTCCACCGTCTCCAACAACAGCACTGAGGGCTTCGGGGGCATCATGTCTTTTGCCA GCAGTCTGTATCGGAACCACAGTACGAGCTTCAGTCTTTCAAATCTCACACTGCCTACCAAAGGAGCGCGAGAGAAAACCACGCCCTTCCCCAGTCTGAAAG TATTTGGGCTAAATACTCTAATGGAGATTGTTACTGAAGCCGGCCCCGGGAGTGGTGAAG GAAACAGGAGGGCCTTAGTGGACCAGAAGTCATCGGTCATTAAACACAGCCCAACAGTGAAAAGAGAGCCTCCATCACCTCAGGGTCGATCCAGCAATTCTAg TGAGAACCAGCAGTTCCTGAAGGAGGTGGTGCACAGCGTGCTGGACGGCCAGGGAGTCGGCTGGCTCAACACGAAGAAGGTGCGACGGCTGCTGGAGAGCGAGCAGCTTAGAGTCTTCGTCCTGAGCAAGCTGAGCCGCGCGGCGCAGTCAGAGGACGAGGCCCAGCAGGACATCATCCCAGATGTG GAGGTCGGTCGGAAGGTGTACAAGGGCATGTTAGACCTGCTCAAGTGCACGGTCCTCAGTCTGGAGCAGTCCTACGCCCACGCAGGTCTGGGTGGCATGGCCAGCATCTTTGCGCTTCTGGAGATCGCCCAGACCCACTACTATAGTAAAG AACCAGACAAGCGGAAGAGAAGTCCAACAGAGAGTGTAAATACACCAATTGGCAAGGATCCTGGCCTGGCTTGGCGGGGGGACCCAAAGGCCATGGCACAGCTGAGAGTCCCCCAGCTGGGACCTCGGGCACCAAGTGCCTCAGGAAAGAGTCCCAAGGAACTGGACACCAGAAGTCTAAAGGAGGAGAACTTTGTAGCATCCATCG GGCCTGAAGTAATCAAACCCACCTTTGACCTTGGtgagacagaggagaaaaagtCCCAAGTCAGCGCAGACAGTGGTGTGAGCCTGACGTCTGGTCCCCAG AGGACTGATCCAGATTCTGTCCTTGGTGTGAGTCCAGCCGTTATGATCCGAAGCTCGAGTCAGGACTCTGAAGTTAGCACCGTGGTAGGGGAACACCACGCTGGCATCTTG gtGAGTAATAGCTCTGGAGAGACCCTCGGAGCGGACAGTGACCTGAGCAGCAATGCAGGTGATGGCCCAGGCGGTGAGGGCGGCACCCACTTGGCAGGCTCTAGAGGCACGTTGTCTGATAGTGAAATTGAAACCAACTCTGCCACCAGTGCCATCTTT GGTAAAGCCCACAACTTGAAGCCAAGTGTAAAGGAGAAGCTGGTGGGCAGCCCAGTTCGCTTTTCTGAAGATGTAAGCCAGCGAGTCTATCTCTACGAGGGACTCCTAG GAAGGGACAAAGGATCGATGTGGGACCAGTTAGAGGATGCTGCTATGGAGACCTTTTCTATAA GCAAAGAGCGTTCTACTTTATGGGACCAAATGCAGTTCTGGGAAGATGCGTTCTTAGATGCTGTGATGTTGGAGAGAGAGGGGATGGGTATGGACCAGGGTCCCCAGGAAATGATAGACAG GTACCTGTCCCTAGGAGAACATGACCGGAAGCGCCTAGAGGATGATGAAGATCGTTTGCTGGCCACGCTCTTGCACAACCTCATCTCCTACATGCTGCTGATGAAG GTAAATAAGAATGATATCCGGAAGAAGGTGAGGCGCCTGATGGGAAAGTCGCATATTGGGCTTGTGTACAGCCAGCAAATCAACGAAGTGCTTGACCAGCTGGCAAACCTG AATGGACGAGATCTCTCTATCCGGTCCAGTGGCAGCCGGCACATGAAGAAGCAGACATTTGTGGTACATGCGGGGACAGACACAAATGGAGATATCTTTTTCATGGAG GTGTGTGACGACTGCGTGGTGCTACGTAGTAACATCGGGACAGTGTACGAGCGCTGGTGGTATGAGAAGCTCATCAACATGACCTACTGTCCCAAGACCAAGGTGCTATGCTTGTGGCGTAGAAACGGCTCTGAGACCCAGCTCAACAAATTCTATACTAAGAAG TGCCGGGAGCTGTACTACTGCGTGAAGGATAGCATGGAGCGCGCTGCCGCCCGACAGCAGAGCATCAAACCCG GGCCGGAGCTGGGTGGCGAGTTCCCCGTGCAGGACATGAAGACTGGCGAGGGTGGCTTGCTGCAGGTCACCCTAGAAGGGATCAATCTCAAGTTCATGCACAACCAG GTTTTCATAGAGCTGAATCACATTAAAAAGTGCAATACAGTTCGAGGCGTCTTTGTCCTGGAGGAATTTG